One window from the genome of Breoghania sp. L-A4 encodes:
- the dnaQ gene encoding DNA polymerase III subunit epsilon, whose protein sequence is MREIVLDTETTGLNPRGGDRLVEIGGVELVNQIPSGQFYHVYINPERDMPEGAFNVHGLSEEFLSDKPVFADVAREFIDFIGDATLVIHNAAFDMGFINVELARLNLGPIPDAQVLDTLMLARRKHPAGPNSLDALCSRYGIDNSRRTKHGALLDAELLAEVYIELTGGKQSMLGLTTQSDESRSGGSSVSGRNRAVGPRPVPLPPRLTGEEIAAHDAFLQSLGGELIWNKYRD, encoded by the coding sequence ATGCGCGAAATCGTTCTTGATACCGAAACGACCGGCCTCAACCCGCGCGGCGGCGACCGTTTGGTGGAAATCGGCGGCGTCGAACTGGTCAACCAGATCCCGTCCGGCCAGTTCTACCATGTCTACATCAATCCAGAGCGCGACATGCCCGAGGGCGCGTTCAACGTGCACGGCCTGTCGGAGGAATTCCTCTCCGACAAGCCGGTGTTTGCCGATGTCGCACGCGAGTTTATCGATTTCATCGGCGACGCGACCCTGGTGATTCACAACGCCGCTTTCGACATGGGTTTCATCAACGTCGAGCTGGCGCGGCTCAATTTGGGTCCGATCCCCGACGCCCAGGTGCTTGACACATTGATGCTCGCGCGGCGCAAGCATCCCGCCGGTCCCAATTCGCTCGACGCCCTGTGTTCGCGCTACGGCATCGACAACAGCCGCCGCACCAAGCACGGCGCGCTTCTCGACGCGGAGCTGCTCGCGGAAGTCTACATCGAGCTGACCGGCGGCAAGCAGTCCATGCTGGGCCTGACGACCCAGTCCGATGAAAGCCGCAGCGGCGGGTCCTCCGTCTCCGGCCGCAATCGCGCCGTCGGCCCCCGGCCCGTTCCCCTGCCGCCGCGCCTCACCGGCGAGGAAATCGCCGCCCACGACGCCTTCCTGCAATCCCTCGGCGGCGAACTGATCTGGAACAAGTACCGCGACTGA
- a CDS encoding DUF2244 domain-containing protein, which yields MSVVGAICFGCGLLFVSLGAWPIFGFLGLDVLLVWYAFHRSYAQARQFEEVRVTPDEVVLTKVSERGARQEYRFNPFWVRLQVTRLEDEGVTALELTSHGRSVTIGDFLNPPDRASFASVFAQALASARGRRPSAT from the coding sequence ATGAGCGTGGTGGGCGCGATCTGCTTCGGCTGCGGGCTGCTGTTCGTCTCGTTGGGCGCATGGCCGATCTTCGGCTTCCTCGGGCTCGACGTGCTGCTCGTCTGGTATGCGTTCCACCGGTCCTACGCCCAAGCCCGGCAATTCGAGGAGGTCCGCGTCACGCCCGATGAAGTGGTGCTGACGAAAGTGTCGGAACGCGGGGCGCGGCAGGAGTATCGCTTCAACCCCTTCTGGGTGCGGCTGCAGGTGACGCGGCTCGAGGACGAGGGCGTCACCGCGTTGGAACTCACCTCGCACGGCCGTTCCGTGACGATCGGCGACTTCCTCAATCCGCCCGACCGCGCCAGCTTCGCCTCGGTCTTCGCCCAGGCGCTCGCCAGCGCGCGCGGCCGCCGCCCGTCTGCGACCTGA
- the coaE gene encoding dephospho-CoA kinase (Dephospho-CoA kinase (CoaE) performs the final step in coenzyme A biosynthesis.) → MMKLGLTGSIGMGKSTTAKMFADAGVPVHDADATVHALYRGVAAAPIEASFPQTTRDGAVDRKALGAQVIGKPEALKRLEAIVHPLVRDAEEAFLEAARATRHRVVVLDIPLLLETGGASRVDAVVVVTADAEIQRARVLERPGMTTEQLDAILARQMPDTDKRRHAHFLIDTGSGLESARRQVSAVLKSVAAMPGKPV, encoded by the coding sequence ATGATGAAACTCGGGCTGACCGGATCCATCGGCATGGGCAAGTCCACCACGGCGAAAATGTTCGCCGACGCCGGCGTGCCGGTGCATGACGCTGACGCCACCGTACACGCGTTGTATCGCGGAGTCGCCGCCGCTCCTATCGAAGCGTCGTTTCCGCAAACCACCCGTGACGGCGCCGTTGACCGCAAGGCGCTAGGCGCCCAGGTGATCGGCAAGCCCGAGGCGCTCAAGCGCCTCGAGGCCATCGTACATCCGCTTGTGCGCGATGCGGAAGAAGCCTTTCTGGAGGCCGCCCGCGCCACCCGTCATCGCGTCGTGGTTCTGGATATCCCGCTGCTGCTGGAGACCGGCGGCGCGTCGCGCGTCGATGCGGTCGTCGTCGTCACCGCCGACGCGGAGATCCAGCGCGCCCGGGTGCTCGAACGTCCGGGTATGACGACCGAGCAACTGGACGCAATTCTCGCGCGGCAGATGCCGGATACGGATAAGCGCCGGCACGCGCATTTTCTCATCGACACCGGATCGGGTCTCGAGTCCGCCCGCCGTCAGGTCAGCGCTGTGCTGAAAAGCGTCGCCGCAATGCCGGGAAAACCCGTCTGA
- a CDS encoding Maf-like protein yields MNKLVLASNSPWRATMLRNAGLEIEADPADIDERAIEAPLRAADLSAEDIAAVLAEAKATEVASRHPGALVLGCDQVLEFEGETHSKPADMEAARRKLLAMRGMTHHLHSALVIVYDNETIWRHTATATLKMRDFSPEFVGHYLAETGEAALTSVGAYQIERRGIQLFEKIDGDYFTIVGLPLLPLLAFLRERGCWKHDAHPRGRHRLADLPFPLAGDSFLLVA; encoded by the coding sequence ATGAACAAGTTGGTACTGGCAAGCAACAGCCCCTGGCGGGCGACGATGTTGCGAAACGCGGGGCTCGAAATCGAGGCCGATCCCGCCGATATCGATGAGCGGGCGATTGAAGCGCCGTTGCGCGCCGCCGATCTGTCCGCGGAAGACATCGCCGCGGTTCTCGCCGAGGCAAAGGCCACCGAGGTGGCTTCCCGGCATCCCGGCGCCCTTGTGCTGGGATGCGATCAGGTCCTGGAATTCGAGGGCGAGACCCATTCCAAGCCCGCCGATATGGAGGCGGCCAGGCGCAAGCTGCTCGCCATGCGCGGCATGACCCATCATCTTCATTCGGCGCTCGTCATTGTGTATGACAACGAAACGATCTGGCGTCACACGGCCACCGCGACGCTGAAAATGCGCGATTTCTCGCCGGAATTCGTCGGTCATTACCTCGCCGAAACAGGCGAGGCCGCGCTCACCAGCGTCGGCGCCTACCAGATCGAGCGCCGCGGCATCCAGCTCTTCGAAAAGATCGACGGCGATTATTTCACCATTGTCGGCCTGCCGCTCTTGCCGCTGCTGGCCTTCCTGCGTGAGCGGGGGTGCTGGAAACATGACGCCCATCCGCGCGGCCGTCATCGGCTGGCCGATCTCCCATTCCCGCTCGCCGGTGATTCATTCCTACTGGTTGCATGA
- a CDS encoding D-glycerate dehydrogenase, which yields MPNKKPLVVVTRKLPEVVETRMRELFDTRLNDTDQPMSQAELVEAVKSADVLVPTVTDRLDAAVLSQSGPNLKLIANFGNGVDNIDVVAATNRGITITNTPGVLTEDTADMTMALILAVPRRLAEGIKVIEHNEWHGWSPTWMLGHRISGKRLGIVGMGRIGQAVARRAKAFGMSIHYHNRRRVAAQTEEALEATYWDSLDQMLARMDVISVHCPHTPATFHLLSARRLKLLKNDAYVVNTARGEVIDETALTRMIEADEIAGAGLDVFEHEPAVNNKLMKSNKVVLLPHMGSATIEGRIDMGEKVIINIKTFMDGHRPPDRVLPSML from the coding sequence ATGCCCAACAAAAAGCCGCTTGTGGTCGTGACACGGAAGTTGCCCGAGGTCGTGGAGACTCGTATGCGCGAGCTTTTCGACACGCGGCTGAACGACACCGACCAGCCCATGAGCCAGGCCGAACTGGTCGAGGCTGTGAAGTCGGCGGACGTGCTGGTGCCGACCGTCACCGACCGGCTCGACGCGGCAGTGCTGTCGCAATCCGGACCCAACCTGAAGCTGATCGCCAATTTCGGCAACGGCGTGGACAACATCGATGTGGTGGCTGCGACAAATCGCGGCATCACCATCACCAACACGCCCGGGGTTCTTACAGAGGACACCGCCGACATGACCATGGCGCTGATTCTCGCGGTGCCGCGCCGTCTCGCCGAGGGCATCAAGGTCATCGAGCACAACGAATGGCACGGCTGGAGCCCCACCTGGATGCTCGGCCACCGGATTTCCGGAAAGCGCCTGGGCATCGTCGGCATGGGCCGCATCGGCCAGGCGGTGGCGCGGCGCGCCAAGGCGTTCGGCATGTCGATCCACTACCACAACCGCCGCCGGGTTGCCGCCCAGACCGAGGAAGCGCTGGAGGCCACCTACTGGGACAGCCTTGACCAGATGCTGGCGCGGATGGACGTGATTTCCGTGCACTGCCCGCACACGCCCGCGACCTTCCACCTGCTATCGGCGCGCCGGCTGAAGCTGTTGAAGAACGACGCCTATGTGGTGAACACCGCGCGCGGCGAGGTGATCGACGAGACCGCGCTGACGCGGATGATCGAGGCCGACGAGATCGCCGGCGCCGGGCTCGACGTGTTCGAGCACGAACCCGCGGTCAACAACAAGCTGATGAAATCCAACAAGGTGGTGCTGCTGCCGCACATGGGATCGGCCACCATCGAGGGCCGCATCGACATGGGCGAGAAGGTCATCATCAACATCAAGACCTTTATGGACGGCCACCGTCCGCCCGACCGCGTCCTGCCGTCGATGCTCTGA
- the irrA gene encoding iron response transcriptional regulator IrrA: MLKSHDETHSHIDGTHDHGEPADVRDMLRGAGLRPTRQRLALAEILFSKGNRHVSAELLHEEAVTERVPISLATVYNTLHQFTEAGLLREVAVEGTKTYFDTNTDNHHHFFIEGENRVVDIPDHSLSVNSVPQPPEGMEVVRVDVVVRLRRKA; this comes from the coding sequence ATGCTGAAATCACACGACGAGACCCATTCGCATATCGACGGCACCCATGATCACGGTGAGCCGGCCGATGTGCGCGACATGCTGCGCGGCGCGGGCTTGCGTCCCACACGGCAACGTCTGGCTCTGGCCGAGATTTTGTTTTCCAAGGGAAACCGCCACGTTTCGGCCGAGCTCCTGCACGAGGAAGCGGTTACCGAGCGCGTTCCGATTTCGCTCGCCACGGTCTACAACACGCTGCACCAGTTCACCGAAGCGGGGCTGCTGCGCGAGGTCGCCGTCGAAGGCACCAAGACCTATTTCGACACCAACACCGACAATCACCATCACTTCTTCATCGAGGGCGAAAACCGCGTGGTCGACATCCCCGATCACAGCCTATCGGTCAATTCCGTGCCGCAGCCGCCCGAAGGCATGGAAGTCGTGCGTGTCGATGTCGTCGTCCGCCTGCGCCGCAAGGCCTGA
- the fabI gene encoding enoyl-ACP reductase FabI → MGGLMAGKRGLVMGVANDHSIAWGIAKALSEQGAELAFTYQGEAFGRRVKPLAESLGSKLLLPCDVEDIDTVDAVFDTLKAEWGSIDFLVHAIAFSDRNELKGKYADTTRENFTRTMVISCFSFTEIAKRAAALMTDGGAMVTLTYGGSTRVMPNYNVMGVAKAALESSVRYLAADYGPQNIRVNAISAGPVRTLAGAGVADARLMFNYQKEHSPLRRTVTIDEVGGTGLYLLSNLSSGVTGEIHFVDSGYNIISMPRLVDLKEQEAAPTTRDAAE, encoded by the coding sequence ATGGGCGGTTTGATGGCCGGCAAGCGCGGCCTCGTCATGGGCGTCGCAAACGACCACTCCATCGCATGGGGCATCGCAAAAGCCCTGTCCGAGCAGGGCGCGGAACTGGCGTTCACCTATCAGGGCGAGGCTTTCGGCCGCCGAGTCAAGCCGTTGGCGGAAAGCCTCGGCTCGAAGCTGCTGTTGCCGTGCGATGTCGAGGACATCGACACGGTGGACGCCGTCTTCGATACGTTGAAGGCGGAATGGGGCAGCATCGACTTTCTCGTCCATGCGATCGCGTTTTCCGACCGGAACGAGCTGAAGGGCAAATACGCCGACACCACGCGCGAGAATTTCACCCGCACCATGGTGATCTCGTGCTTCTCATTCACGGAAATTGCCAAGCGCGCAGCGGCACTTATGACCGACGGCGGCGCGATGGTCACGCTGACCTACGGCGGCTCGACGCGGGTTATGCCCAACTACAACGTGATGGGAGTCGCCAAGGCAGCGCTGGAATCCTCGGTGCGCTATCTGGCGGCGGATTATGGTCCGCAGAACATTCGCGTCAACGCGATTTCCGCCGGTCCCGTGCGCACGCTGGCCGGCGCCGGCGTCGCGGACGCACGGCTGATGTTCAACTACCAGAAGGAACATTCGCCGCTGCGGCGCACGGTCACGATCGACGAGGTCGGCGGTACAGGGCTGTATCTGCTGAGCAATCTGTCATCCGGCGTGACCGGCGAGATCCATTTCGTCGACAGCGGCTACAACATCATCTCGATGCCGCGGCTCGTCGATCTGAAGGAACAGGAAGCCGCGCCGACCACCCGCGACGCCGCGGAATGA
- a CDS encoding pyruvate, water dikinase regulatory protein translates to MTVARAAMAQYENIQPIEHVYPLVRSDRQLDRAISEIEAAPGIVLYTLVHDHEIHRLERVCKTLGVPCVNVLDPVFAVFQSYLNVQVTRRVGGQHALDADYFRRIDALNYTMMHDDGQMPEGLDDADVVLVGISRTSKTPTCIYLANRGIKAANIPIVPEVPPAPALFEIKRPLVVGLVASAERILQIRQNRLLSLNAVGQNDRYVDRAAISEEISYMRRMATEHNWSIIDVTRRSIEETAAAIMSLMKERRQTMETEPGQSVE, encoded by the coding sequence ATGACCGTCGCGCGCGCGGCGATGGCGCAATACGAGAACATCCAGCCGATCGAACACGTCTACCCGCTGGTCCGCTCGGATCGTCAGCTTGACCGGGCGATCAGCGAAATCGAGGCCGCGCCAGGCATCGTTCTCTACACGCTGGTGCACGATCATGAGATCCACCGGCTGGAACGCGTCTGCAAGACCCTCGGCGTGCCTTGCGTCAATGTGCTCGATCCGGTCTTCGCCGTCTTCCAGTCCTATCTCAATGTCCAGGTGACCCGCCGCGTCGGCGGCCAGCACGCGCTGGATGCGGATTATTTCCGCCGCATCGACGCGCTCAACTACACGATGATGCATGACGACGGACAGATGCCCGAGGGACTCGACGACGCGGACGTGGTGCTCGTCGGAATCAGCCGCACCTCGAAGACCCCGACCTGCATCTATCTGGCCAACCGTGGCATCAAGGCGGCGAATATCCCGATCGTTCCCGAGGTGCCGCCGGCGCCCGCCCTGTTCGAGATCAAGCGGCCGCTCGTCGTCGGTCTCGTTGCCAGCGCCGAGCGCATTCTGCAGATCCGCCAGAACCGGCTCTTGTCGCTCAACGCCGTCGGTCAGAATGATCGTTATGTGGACCGTGCGGCAATTTCGGAGGAGATTTCCTACATGCGCCGCATGGCGACCGAGCACAACTGGTCGATCATTGACGTGACGCGCCGGTCGATCGAGGAGACGGCCGCCGCGATCATGTCCTTGATGAAGGAGCGCCGGCAGACCATGGAAACCGAACCGGGACAGTCAGTGGAATGA
- the nth gene encoding endonuclease III: MAQTKIPAKPVARKPSARRKKPRYTKEEIRAIFARFHEINPEPEGELDYTNPYTLLVAVALSAQATDVGVNRATRTLFELADSPQKMLALGEDRVRDEIKTIGLFRNKAKNVIAMSQMLVDDFGGEVPRTREELETLPGVGRKTANVVLNIAFGQPTIAVDTHLFRIGNRLGIAPGKTPLEVEKALEKIIPDEYRLHAHHWLILHGRYVCKARTPDCGRCCIADLCKSPEKRV, translated from the coding sequence ATGGCCCAAACAAAGATACCGGCGAAGCCCGTCGCCCGCAAACCCTCCGCGCGGCGCAAGAAACCGCGCTACACCAAGGAGGAGATCCGGGCGATCTTCGCCCGTTTCCACGAGATCAACCCCGAACCCGAAGGGGAACTGGACTACACCAATCCCTATACGCTTCTGGTGGCCGTGGCGCTGTCCGCGCAGGCAACCGACGTAGGGGTCAACCGGGCGACGCGCACCCTGTTCGAACTGGCGGATTCGCCGCAAAAGATGCTGGCGCTGGGCGAAGACCGCGTGCGCGACGAGATCAAGACGATCGGGCTGTTTCGCAACAAGGCGAAGAATGTGATCGCCATGTCGCAGATGCTGGTCGACGATTTCGGCGGCGAGGTGCCGCGGACGCGCGAGGAACTCGAGACCCTGCCCGGGGTCGGGCGCAAGACCGCCAACGTGGTGCTCAACATCGCCTTCGGCCAGCCGACGATCGCCGTGGACACGCATCTGTTCCGGATCGGCAACCGTCTCGGAATCGCGCCGGGAAAGACGCCTTTGGAGGTGGAGAAGGCGCTGGAGAAGATCATTCCGGACGAATACCGCCTGCACGCCCACCACTGGCTGATCCTGCATGGCCGCTACGTGTGCAAGGCGCGCACGCCGGACTGCGGCCGCTGCTGTATCGCCGATCTGTGCAAGAGCCCGGAGAAGCGCGTCTGA
- a CDS encoding shikimate dehydrogenase, whose amino-acid sequence MTPIRAAVIGWPISHSRSPVIHSYWLHEYAISGSYERLAVPPERIREFLRSFERTGLKGANVTIPHKQVALSCCDSLDEAAEAIGAVNTLVFEDGRLSGSNTDGLGFLGSLDQNAPGWDAAGGAAVVLGAGGAARAIVWALKARGLNPIHVVNRTLSRAQDLAARFGAQAHGLDALPALLGEAAVLVNTTSQGMNGQSSMDIDLGLVRATCLVTDIVYVPLETEFLAAARARGLRTVDGLGMLLHQAVPGFELWFGVRPEVTGDLRATVLRDMGLAELAQ is encoded by the coding sequence ATGACGCCCATCCGCGCGGCCGTCATCGGCTGGCCGATCTCCCATTCCCGCTCGCCGGTGATTCATTCCTACTGGTTGCATGAATATGCAATCTCCGGCTCCTACGAGCGCCTGGCCGTGCCGCCCGAGCGGATCAGGGAATTCCTTCGCAGCTTCGAGCGCACCGGTCTGAAGGGCGCCAACGTGACGATTCCGCACAAGCAAGTGGCGCTTTCCTGCTGCGATTCGCTCGATGAGGCGGCCGAGGCGATCGGCGCCGTCAACACGCTGGTCTTTGAGGATGGCCGCCTGTCGGGCAGCAACACCGATGGCCTCGGTTTTCTCGGTTCGCTCGATCAGAACGCGCCGGGCTGGGATGCCGCCGGCGGTGCGGCCGTGGTGCTGGGCGCGGGGGGTGCCGCGCGCGCCATCGTCTGGGCGCTGAAGGCGCGCGGGCTCAATCCCATCCACGTTGTCAACCGCACGCTGTCGCGGGCTCAGGATCTCGCGGCGCGGTTTGGCGCCCAGGCGCACGGGCTCGACGCCCTGCCCGCTCTGCTTGGTGAGGCCGCCGTCCTCGTTAACACCACGTCGCAGGGTATGAACGGTCAGTCGTCCATGGACATCGATCTGGGTCTGGTTCGGGCAACCTGTCTCGTCACCGACATCGTCTATGTGCCTCTGGAAACGGAGTTTCTGGCCGCCGCCCGGGCGCGTGGCCTGCGCACCGTGGATGGTTTGGGCATGCTGCTACATCAGGCCGTGCCGGGATTCGAGCTGTGGTTCGGTGTCCGCCCCGAAGTGACGGGCGATTTGCGCGCCACGGTGCTGCGCGACATGGGGCTCGCGGAGCTGGCGCAATGA
- a CDS encoding SH3 domain-containing protein, translated as MKDLVVNRRRFAFLAGLCAMAALFAGDALAQGTQSGASGLPVPRFVSLKSDRVNVRRGPGRDHEIIWTYVRAGLPVEIVQEFENWRRIRDWEGGEGWVFHSLLSGRRTALIKPWEKSGTTPLRSNPDSNAPVVAQLEPNVVASVTECGSGFCRIAGSNWSGWVDQTLLFGVYPDETFD; from the coding sequence ATGAAGGATCTTGTCGTGAACCGCCGCCGCTTTGCATTCCTGGCCGGCCTGTGCGCCATGGCCGCCCTTTTCGCCGGCGATGCGCTGGCGCAGGGAACCCAGAGCGGCGCCAGCGGTCTTCCGGTGCCCCGCTTCGTCAGCCTGAAGTCCGACCGCGTCAATGTCCGCCGAGGCCCCGGCCGCGATCACGAGATCATCTGGACCTACGTGCGTGCGGGACTGCCGGTGGAGATCGTCCAGGAGTTCGAGAACTGGCGCCGCATCCGCGACTGGGAAGGCGGCGAGGGCTGGGTGTTTCACAGCCTGCTGTCGGGCCGCCGTACGGCGCTGATCAAGCCCTGGGAAAAATCCGGCACAACGCCGTTGCGCTCCAACCCCGATTCCAACGCGCCCGTCGTCGCCCAGCTCGAGCCCAATGTGGTCGCCTCGGTGACGGAATGCGGATCCGGCTTCTGCCGCATTGCCGGATCGAACTGGTCGGGCTGGGTCGATCAGACGCTGCTCTTCGGTGTCTATCCCGATGAGACGTTCGACTGA
- the hemE gene encoding uroporphyrinogen decarboxylase, translating to MRSQDRLVMKALRGERPWPPPIWMMRQAGRYLAEYREVRAKVPNFLEFCYETNLAVEVTLQPIRKFGFDASILFSDIFVIPDALGYPVRFEEGRGPVLEPLDKSLIDALRPERAAGHLDPVIATVKRLRAELPVETTLLGFCGAPWTVACYSVAGHTTQDQTAARTGAYRDPKLFGRWIDILIEASIDYLTRQLEAGADAVQIFDTWAGVLDEAGFKQWCLEPTRRIVEGVRKRVPNAMIIGFPKASAARLKTYIAETGISAVGLDWTVPFELAREIQTIVPVQGNLDPMRLVAGGTALDEGVDRILEELGDGPLVFNLGHGIVPQTSVEHVEQMIARVRAAKPR from the coding sequence ATGCGATCGCAAGACCGCCTCGTGATGAAGGCTCTAAGGGGCGAACGGCCATGGCCACCGCCCATCTGGATGATGCGGCAGGCGGGACGCTATCTCGCGGAATACCGCGAAGTACGCGCCAAGGTGCCAAACTTTTTAGAATTCTGCTATGAAACGAATCTGGCAGTTGAAGTGACGCTTCAGCCCATCCGGAAGTTCGGATTTGATGCATCGATTCTATTTTCCGACATTTTCGTCATCCCCGATGCGCTCGGTTATCCGGTTCGCTTCGAGGAAGGACGGGGTCCAGTTCTCGAGCCTCTCGACAAGTCCTTGATTGACGCGCTGAGGCCGGAGCGGGCGGCCGGCCATCTGGACCCGGTGATTGCAACGGTCAAACGGCTGCGGGCAGAACTGCCCGTGGAAACCACCTTGCTGGGCTTCTGCGGGGCCCCCTGGACCGTTGCGTGCTACTCGGTGGCCGGGCATACCACCCAGGACCAGACGGCCGCGCGCACGGGCGCCTATCGTGATCCGAAGCTCTTCGGCCGTTGGATCGATATTCTCATCGAGGCGTCGATTGATTATCTCACGCGGCAACTGGAAGCCGGCGCTGATGCCGTGCAGATTTTCGACACCTGGGCAGGCGTGCTGGACGAGGCCGGGTTCAAGCAATGGTGCCTGGAGCCAACGCGGCGGATCGTCGAGGGTGTGCGCAAGCGGGTGCCTAATGCCATGATCATCGGGTTTCCGAAGGCTTCTGCAGCGCGGTTGAAGACCTATATCGCGGAAACCGGAATTTCGGCCGTCGGACTGGACTGGACGGTTCCGTTCGAGCTGGCGCGGGAGATCCAGACAATCGTGCCGGTACAGGGCAATCTCGACCCCATGCGGCTGGTGGCCGGGGGTACGGCGCTCGATGAGGGCGTCGACCGGATTCTCGAGGAGCTCGGCGACGGGCCGCTGGTGTTCAACCTGGGACACGGAATCGTGCCGCAGACGTCGGTCGAACATGTGGAGCAGATGATCGCGCGGGTGCGGGCGGCGAAACCGCGTTGA
- the fabA gene encoding 3-hydroxyacyl-[acyl-carrier-protein] dehydratase FabA: MQERRSSYNYEDLLACGRGELFGQGNAQLPLPPMLMFDRITEISEDGGENGKGCVRAEFDIKPDLWFFPCHFKGNPVMPGCLGLDAMWQLTGFFLGWLGLEGRGMALSTGEVKFKGMVTPETKLVEYGIDFKRVMKGRLVLGIADGWLKADGETIYRATDLKVGLAKG; encoded by the coding sequence ATGCAAGAACGCCGCTCAAGCTATAATTACGAAGACCTTCTGGCCTGCGGGCGGGGTGAATTGTTCGGACAGGGCAACGCGCAGCTGCCGCTGCCGCCTATGCTGATGTTCGATCGCATTACCGAGATTTCGGAAGACGGCGGCGAGAACGGCAAGGGCTGCGTTCGCGCCGAATTCGACATCAAGCCGGACCTCTGGTTCTTTCCGTGCCATTTCAAGGGCAATCCAGTCATGCCCGGCTGCCTGGGCCTCGATGCCATGTGGCAGCTGACCGGATTCTTCCTCGGCTGGCTGGGTCTCGAAGGCAGGGGCATGGCGCTGTCCACCGGCGAGGTGAAATTCAAGGGAATGGTCACGCCCGAAACCAAACTGGTCGAGTATGGCATCGACTTCAAACGGGTCATGAAGGGCCGCCTCGTCCTCGGCATCGCGGACGGCTGGTTGAAGGCCGATGGCGAGACCATCTACCGGGCAACCGATCTGAAGGTCGGTTTGGCCAAGGGCTGA